One segment of Pan paniscus chromosome 20, NHGRI_mPanPan1-v2.0_pri, whole genome shotgun sequence DNA contains the following:
- the CIB3 gene encoding calcium and integrin-binding family member 3 — MGNKQTVFTHEQLEAYQDCTFFTRKEIMRLFYRYQDLAPQLVPLDYTTCPDVKVPYELIGSMPELKDNPFRQRIAQVFSEDGDGHMTLDNFLDMFSVMSEMAPRDLKAYYAFKIYDFNNDDYICAWDLEQTVTKLTRGELSAEEVSLVCEKVLDEADGDHDGRLSLEDFQNMILRAPDFLSTFHIRI; from the exons ATGGGCAACAAGCAGACAGTCTTCACACACGAGCAGCTGGAAGCGTATCAG GACTGCACATTTTTCACAAGGAaggagatcatgag GCTCTTCTATCGCTACCAGGACCTGGCCCCGCAGCTCGTGCCCCTCGACTATACCACCTGCCCCGATGTGAAGGTGCCCTACGAGCTCATTGGCAGCATGCCCGAGCTGAAG GACAACCCCTTCCGCCAGAGGATCGCCCAAGTATTCTCTGAGGATGGGGATGGCCACATGACCCTGGACAACTTTTTGGACATGTTTTCCGTGATGAGCGAAATGGCTCCCCGCGACCTCAAGGCTtactatgcttttaaaatttatg ATTTTAACAACGACGACTACATTTGTGCGTGGGACCTGGAGCAGACGGTGACCAAACTGACGCGGGGGGAGCTGAGCGCTGAGGAGGTGAGCCTGGTATGTGAGAAGGTGCTGGATGAGGCTGATGGAGACCATGATGGGCGGCTGTCCCTGGAAGATTTCCAGAACATGATCCTCCGGGCACCAGACTTCCTCAG